A single genomic interval of Trichosurus vulpecula isolate mTriVul1 chromosome 6, mTriVul1.pri, whole genome shotgun sequence harbors:
- the LOC118854409 gene encoding 40S ribosomal protein S21: MQNDAGEFVDLYVPRKCSASNRIIGAKDHASIQMNVAEVDKVTGRFNGQFKTYAICGAIRRMGESDDSILRLAKNDGIVSKNF; encoded by the coding sequence ATGCAGAACGACGCCGGAGAGTTCGTGGATCTGTACGTGCCGCGGAAATGCTCTGCGAGCAACAGGATCATCGGGGCCAAGGACCACGCGTCCATCCAGATGAACGTGGCCGAGGTTGACAAGGTTACAGGCAGATTCAATGGCCAGTTTAAAACTTATGCAATTTGTGGAGCAATTCGTAGAATGGGGGAATCTGATGACTCTATTCTCCGACTGGCAAAAAATGATGGTATTGTTTCAAAGAACTTCTAA